The following proteins are co-located in the Panthera uncia isolate 11264 chromosome F1, Puncia_PCG_1.0, whole genome shotgun sequence genome:
- the CD84 gene encoding SLAM family member 5, with translation MITRWKKMGQHYLWTLLLCLQTCLEAAGSDTDILPVTGILGESVTFPLNIQQPQQVINIAWNSETSVAFVTPGDPGTAPRVTVTHQHYNDRINVSRQNYNLEISNLGVEDSGIYRADINLKMAETTVTTTRRYNLQVYRRLGKPKITQSLMASVNSTCNVTLTCSVEDEEKNVTYSWSPLGEEGNVVRIFQTPDRQELTYTCTAWNPVSNSSDSILARQLCADTAAGLRPRHTGLLSGLAVLFLFVVIVPSLLLCLLCKRGQGSYLKTSRKNSGKFSATQFPLDDNWER, from the exons GTCTGGAAGCAGCTGGAAGTGACACAGACATCCTGCCGGTGACTGGGATCCTGGGGGAGTCGGTCACTTTCCCCCTAAACATCCAACAACCGCAGCAAGTTATCAACATCGCTTGGAATTCTGAGACGTCTGTTGCTTTCGTCACGCCAGGAGACCCAGGAACAGCACCCAGAGTCACTGTGACCCACCAACATTACAATGACCGAATAAATGTCTCCCGCCAGAACTACAACCTGGAGATCAGTAATCTGGGGGTGGAAGATTCGGGCATCTACAGGGCTGACATAAATCTGAAGATGGCTGAAACGACGGTCACCACCACCAGGCGCTACAACCTGCAAGTCTATC GTCGGCTTGGGAAGCCAAAGATCACTCAGAGTTTAATGGCATCTGTCAACAGCACCTGTAACGTCACACTGACATGTTCTGTGGAAGACGAAGAAAAGAATGTCACATACAGTTGGAGCCCCTTGGGGGAAGAGGGTAATGTCGTTCGAATCTTCCAGACCCCTGACCGCCAAGAGCTGACTTACACATGTACAGCCTGGAACCCTGTCAGCAACAGCTCCGACTCCATCTTGGCCCGACAGCTCTGTGCAG ACACGGCAGCGGGCCTCCGTCCCCGCCACACTGGGCTGCTGAGCGGGCTGGCCGTGCTCTTTCTGTTTGTTGTCATTGTGCCTTCACTGCTTCTGTGCCTTCTGTGCAAAAGAGGACAAG GTTCCTACCTGAAGACCTCCAGGAAGAACTCTGGTAAGTTCTCAGCCACGCAGTTCCCCCTGGATGACAACTGGGAGAGATGA